The region TGCGCAAATACAAGGCCCTGCTCAAGGATGCCCAGACGCAGTTGGAACGGCTCAAGGCCGACACACCCGGCAAGACGCTCATTAGGCAACTGCGCAACCAACTGGAGGACGCCGAATCCGCTCGTTCGCTGGCCATGAAGGCGCGACAGACTGCGGAAGCTGAACTGACCGAAGTGCAGGCCATGTTCGAGGAGTCACATCGGGCCAGAAACGATGCTGAGGAGCGAGCCAATGCGGCCCACAGGGATCGCGCTGAGCTCCAGGCCCAGATCGAGGAGAACGAGGAGGAGCTGGCCGAACTTATGAAGAAGTACAGCGCCACGGTGAAGCACCTGAACACCGAGCAGATCAACGTGTCGGAGGCTGAGTTCAAGCTCAACGAGATGGAAGCAGAGCGCAACAATCTCAAGGAGCAGGTGGCCGAGCTGCAACATCGCCTGGACAATGTGGAGAATCTGGGAGATCCCTCAATGGCCATGATGTCGAAGAGGTCAGTTAAAGTTAAACAAACTATGCGAATATAGATaatttattgtgtttttttttttttaacagattGGAGCTGCGCACCAAGGAACTGGAATCCCGCCTCGAACTGGAGCAGGCCACTCGTGCTCGTCTGGAGGTACAGGTGAACCGTCACAAGGAGGCCCTGGAAAAGCTGCAGAATGAGGTGACGCAGTCAAAAATGCGTGAGATGCAGGCCCAGGATGTGATCAAGAAGTCGCAAAAGAGTCTGCGCGACATGCGCGAGGAGTTCCACACGGTCTCCAGTCGCGAGCAGGAGTCGCTGACGCGACGCAAGGACCTCGAGAAGAAGATGGAGCAAATGGAGTCGGAGGGAGCGGCGCTGAAGAACGATCTGCGACTGGCCCTGCAGAGAATAGCGGATCTGCAGCAGGCCATGGAGGAGGAGGGCGAGGAAGAGCTGAGCGAGAGGTGAGTGAAAGGAGTTTGAAACTAGAGGATGAAAGCTAATGATTAATTTCAATCCATTGCAGCGATGAGAGCCTCAGCTCGGTGGGCTCAATCAGCGACCTGGAGGATCGACTGCGGCCAGTGCACGTGAAGCGCAGCTCACAGCAGTCGCTCAATGGCAGCatcggcggcggaggcggctcCGTTGTCAGCTCCA is a window of Drosophila biarmipes strain raj3 chromosome 3R, RU_DBia_V1.1, whole genome shotgun sequence DNA encoding:
- the LOC108026130 gene encoding unconventional myosin-XVIIIa isoform X12 produces the protein MSFRYSTRLIQDTRLDLDLKEEKLASLQRELEEMTFGGGTEEEFAQLRRSKNETERRAKEQEEELDEMAGQIQLLEQAKLRLEMTLETMRKEARRESQQRDEELEEVRGNGYKKIKALECQLETEHEERTLLLREKHELERRLSSMEDRDRVDRDAEEALNQKLRRDLRKYKALLKDAQTQLERLKADTPGKTLIRQLRNQLEDAESARSLAMKARQTAEAELTEVQAMFEESHRARNDAEERANAAHRDRAELQAQIEENEEELAELMKKYSATVKHLNTEQINVSEAEFKLNEMEAERNNLKEQVAELQHRLDNVENLGDPSMAMMSKRLELRTKELESRLELEQATRARLEVQVNRHKEALEKLQNEVTQSKMREMQAQDVIKKSQKSLRDMREEFHTVSSREQESLTRRKDLEKKMEQMESEGAALKNDLRLALQRIADLQQAMEEEGEEELSESDESLSSVGSISDLEDRLRPVHVKRSSQQSLNGSIGGGGGSVVSSTRTVVFEKDDNSPRYADNEVNSNSRKQHKH